Proteins from a genomic interval of Hydrogenophaga sp. PAMC20947:
- the ilvD gene encoding dihydroxy-acid dehydratase, which translates to MPAYRSKTSTAGRNMAGARSLWRATGMKDGDFEKPIIAIANSFTQFVPGHVHLKDMGQLVAREIEKAGGVAKEFNTIAVDDGIAMGHDGMLYSLPSRDLIADSVEFMANAHCADALVCISNCDKITPGMLMAAMRLNIPVVFVSGGPMEAGKVRLANPETQVMEFRKLDLVDAMVMAVDDNVSDADLAEVERSACPTCGSCSGMFTANSMNCLAEALGLALPGNGTVVATHADREQLFLGAGRLIVELCKRYYEQDDASVLPRSMGFKAFENAITLDIAMGGSTNTILHLLAIAQEAEIDFTMADIDRVSRDVPQLCKVAPNTNKYHIEDVHRAGGIMAILGELDRAGKLHTDVPTVHAPTMKDALDKWDIARAPSEAVKTFYMAGPAGIPTQVAFSQATRWPSLDVDRAEGCIRSGEHAFSQEGGLAVLFGNIALNGCVVKTAGVDDSLLVFEGNVHVTESQDEAVANILDDQVKAGDIVVVRYEGPKGGPGMQEMLYPTSYIKSKGLGKACALLTDGRFSGGTSGLSIGHVSPEAAAGGAIGLVRNGDKIRIDIPNRSIHVLLSDEELAKRRAEQDALGWKPARPRPRKVSAALKAYALLAMSADKGAVRDLSMLGG; encoded by the coding sequence ATGCCCGCTTATCGCTCAAAAACCTCCACCGCCGGACGCAACATGGCCGGTGCCCGCTCACTCTGGCGAGCCACGGGCATGAAGGATGGGGATTTTGAAAAACCCATTATCGCGATAGCCAATTCGTTTACCCAGTTTGTGCCGGGTCATGTGCACCTGAAGGACATGGGCCAGTTGGTGGCCAGGGAAATTGAAAAAGCCGGTGGTGTGGCCAAGGAGTTCAACACCATTGCAGTGGACGATGGCATCGCCATGGGTCACGATGGCATGTTGTATTCCCTGCCCAGTCGGGATCTCATTGCCGACTCTGTGGAGTTCATGGCCAACGCGCATTGTGCCGATGCCTTGGTGTGCATTTCCAACTGCGACAAAATCACGCCCGGCATGCTGATGGCCGCGATGCGACTGAACATCCCGGTGGTTTTTGTCTCGGGAGGGCCCATGGAGGCGGGCAAAGTACGCCTGGCGAATCCGGAGACGCAAGTCATGGAGTTCCGCAAGCTGGATCTGGTGGACGCCATGGTGATGGCGGTGGACGACAACGTGTCCGATGCCGATCTGGCGGAAGTGGAGCGCTCGGCGTGCCCGACCTGCGGATCTTGTTCGGGCATGTTCACGGCCAATTCGATGAACTGTCTCGCCGAGGCGCTGGGCCTGGCGTTGCCAGGCAACGGCACGGTGGTGGCCACCCACGCGGATCGCGAGCAATTGTTCCTGGGTGCCGGTCGCTTGATCGTGGAGCTCTGCAAGCGCTATTACGAACAAGATGACGCTTCCGTGTTGCCACGCTCCATGGGATTCAAGGCCTTCGAGAATGCAATCACGCTGGACATCGCCATGGGGGGCTCTACCAACACGATCCTGCATTTGCTGGCCATCGCCCAGGAAGCCGAGATTGACTTCACCATGGCCGATATCGACCGCGTATCGCGCGACGTGCCGCAGCTGTGCAAGGTGGCGCCCAACACCAACAAATACCATATCGAAGATGTGCACCGCGCTGGCGGCATCATGGCCATCCTGGGTGAGCTGGACCGCGCAGGCAAGCTGCACACCGATGTGCCCACGGTGCACGCGCCCACGATGAAGGACGCCCTCGACAAATGGGACATTGCCCGCGCGCCCAGCGAAGCTGTGAAAACCTTCTACATGGCCGGCCCGGCCGGTATTCCCACCCAGGTGGCTTTCAGCCAGGCCACACGCTGGCCCAGCCTGGATGTGGACCGCGCAGAAGGCTGCATCCGATCCGGTGAACACGCTTTCTCGCAAGAGGGGGGCTTGGCGGTTTTGTTCGGCAACATCGCGCTGAACGGATGCGTGGTGAAGACCGCGGGTGTAGACGATTCGCTCCTGGTGTTTGAAGGCAATGTGCACGTCACCGAATCACAAGACGAAGCCGTGGCCAACATTCTGGATGACCAGGTCAAGGCGGGCGATATCGTGGTGGTTCGCTACGAAGGCCCCAAGGGAGGCCCAGGCATGCAGGAAATGCTCTACCCCACCTCATACATCAAGTCCAAAGGCCTGGGCAAGGCCTGCGCTTTGCTGACCGACGGCCGTTTCTCCGGCGGCACTTCGGGATTGTCGATTGGCCACGTATCGCCCGAAGCGGCGGCGGGTGGTGCCATTGGGCTGGTCCGCAACGGGGACAAGATTCGGATCGACATTCCCAACCGCAGCATTCATGTGCTGTTGTCAGACGAAGAGCTGGCCAAGCGCCGCGCCGAACAGGATGCGCTGGGCTGGAAGCCGGCTCGTCCGCGCCCGCGCAAGGTGTCGGCCGCGCTCAAAGCCTATGCGTTGCTGGCCATGTCGGCCGACAAAGGGGCTGTGCGCGATCTGTCCATGCTGGGTGGTTGA
- the ilvD gene encoding dihydroxy-acid dehydratase: MTERKTVTIRAINERSAHITQGKSRAPNRSMYYAMGYEADDFKKPMVGVANGHSTITPCNSGLQKLADAAIAGIEEAGGNAQVFGTPTISDGMAMGTEGMKYSLVSREVISDCVETCVQGQWMDGVVVVGGCDKNMPGGLMGMLRANVPAIYVYGGTILPGRYQGKDLNIVSVFEAVGENAAGKLSDEDLLEIEKRAIPGTGSCGGMYTANTMSSAFEALGISLPYSSTMANPHDEKMNSAKESAKVLIEAIKKDIKPRDIVTRKAIENAVAVIMATGGSTNAVLHFLAIAHAAEVEWTIDDFERMRKKVPVLCDLKPSGQYLAVDLHRAGGIPQVMKMLLNAGLLHGDCITISGQTIAEVLKEVPDAPSADQQVIRPIDKPMYAQGHLAILKGNLSPEGCVAKITGLKNPVITGPARVFDDEQTALQAILDGKIVAGDVMVLRYLGPKGGPGMPEMLAPTGALIGAGLGESVGLITDGRFSGGTWGMVVGHVAPEAAVGGTIAFVHEGDSITIDARQLQLELHVTDEEIATRRSAWKAPAPRYTRGVQAKFAFNASSASKGAVLDDFGN, from the coding sequence ATGACAGAACGCAAGACCGTCACCATCCGAGCCATCAACGAGCGCAGTGCCCACATCACCCAGGGCAAGTCGCGCGCACCCAACCGCTCCATGTACTACGCCATGGGCTATGAGGCAGACGATTTCAAGAAACCCATGGTGGGTGTGGCCAATGGCCACAGCACCATCACCCCGTGCAACTCCGGTCTGCAGAAACTGGCCGATGCCGCCATTGCCGGCATTGAAGAAGCCGGCGGCAACGCCCAGGTGTTTGGCACACCCACCATTTCCGACGGCATGGCCATGGGCACCGAGGGCATGAAGTACTCGCTGGTCAGCCGCGAAGTCATCAGCGACTGCGTGGAAACCTGCGTTCAAGGCCAATGGATGGACGGCGTGGTCGTCGTTGGTGGTTGCGACAAGAACATGCCCGGCGGCCTGATGGGCATGTTGCGTGCCAACGTTCCGGCCATTTATGTATACGGCGGAACCATCCTGCCCGGGCGCTACCAGGGCAAAGACCTCAACATCGTCAGCGTGTTCGAAGCCGTCGGCGAAAACGCCGCGGGCAAGCTCAGTGACGAAGATCTGCTGGAGATCGAAAAGCGCGCCATCCCGGGCACAGGCTCTTGCGGAGGCATGTACACCGCCAACACCATGAGCTCGGCTTTCGAGGCCCTGGGTATCTCGTTGCCCTACTCCTCCACCATGGCCAATCCACACGACGAAAAGATGAACTCGGCCAAGGAGTCGGCCAAGGTGCTGATTGAAGCCATCAAAAAGGACATCAAGCCACGCGACATCGTCACCCGCAAAGCGATCGAAAACGCCGTGGCCGTGATCATGGCCACCGGTGGGTCGACCAACGCAGTGCTGCACTTCCTGGCCATCGCTCACGCGGCGGAAGTGGAATGGACCATCGACGACTTCGAGCGCATGCGCAAAAAGGTCCCGGTTCTGTGTGACCTCAAGCCCAGCGGGCAGTACCTGGCAGTCGACCTGCACCGCGCCGGAGGCATTCCGCAGGTCATGAAGATGCTGCTCAACGCCGGATTGCTGCACGGCGACTGCATCACCATCAGCGGCCAGACGATTGCCGAGGTGTTGAAGGAGGTCCCTGACGCGCCAAGCGCTGACCAGCAGGTGATTCGCCCCATCGACAAGCCCATGTACGCCCAAGGCCACCTGGCCATCCTCAAGGGCAACCTGAGCCCGGAAGGCTGCGTGGCCAAGATCACCGGCCTGAAGAACCCGGTGATCACCGGCCCGGCCCGCGTGTTTGACGACGAACAGACGGCGCTACAGGCGATTCTGGACGGAAAAATCGTGGCCGGAGACGTGATGGTGTTGCGCTACCTCGGCCCCAAGGGCGGCCCGGGCATGCCCGAAATGCTGGCACCCACCGGCGCGCTCATCGGCGCAGGGCTGGGTGAGAGCGTGGGCCTGATCACCGACGGCCGGTTCTCGGGTGGTACATGGGGCATGGTGGTTGGCCACGTGGCGCCCGAGGCGGCCGTGGGCGGCACCATTGCCTTTGTGCACGAAGGTGACAGCATCACCATCGACGCACGCCAACTGCAGCTGGAACTGCACGTGACCGACGAAGAAATCGCCACACGGCGCTCGGCCTGGAAGGCACCGGCGCCGCGCTACACCCGCGGCGTACAAGCCAAATTCGCGTTCAATGCGTCGAGTGCCAGCAAGGGCGCGGTCCTGGACGACTTTGGGAACTGA
- a CDS encoding TIGR00645 family protein — protein MSDPIQNPPVIRALPKLIFASRWLQLPLYIGLIAAQAIYVFHFWVELVHLVEAAFGNQNALAALVKSVGYKDSIDVTALNETIIMLVVLALIDVVMISNLLIMVIIGGYETFVSRMGLQSHPDQPEWLSHVNASVLKVKLATAIIGISSIHLLKTFINAANYEEKVLMYQTIIHVVFLLSAMAIAFTDRLMSSPKGSKGH, from the coding sequence ATGTCCGATCCGATCCAGAATCCCCCTGTCATCCGTGCCTTGCCCAAGCTGATTTTTGCCAGCCGCTGGCTGCAGTTGCCGCTCTACATCGGACTCATCGCTGCACAAGCCATCTACGTCTTCCATTTCTGGGTGGAACTGGTGCACCTGGTAGAGGCCGCGTTTGGCAACCAGAACGCACTCGCCGCGCTGGTCAAGAGTGTGGGCTACAAAGACTCCATCGATGTCACCGCGCTCAACGAAACCATCATCATGCTGGTCGTGCTGGCCTTGATCGACGTGGTGATGATTTCCAACCTGCTGATCATGGTGATCATCGGTGGATACGAAACCTTCGTGAGCCGCATGGGTCTGCAAAGCCACCCTGATCAGCCCGAGTGGCTCAGCCACGTAAACGCCTCGGTGCTCAAAGTCAAGCTGGCCACGGCCATCATCGGCATTTCGTCGATCCACCTGCTCAAGACCTTCATCAACGCCGCCAACTACGAAGAGAAAGTGCTGATGTACCAGACCATCATCCACGTGGTCTTCCTGCTCAGTGCCATGGCCATCGCCTTCACCGATCGCCTGATGTCCAGCCCCAAAGGCAGCAAGGGCCACTGA
- a CDS encoding c-type cytochrome, with the protein MKRTLLIMAAMAAISAPAFADEALAKSKNCMACHATDKKLVGPAYKEVAKKYAGDAKAVDMLATKIVKGGSGVWGAIPMPANTQVSEADAKKLAAWVLSLN; encoded by the coding sequence ATGAAACGCACTCTCTTGATTATGGCCGCGATGGCCGCGATTTCCGCCCCAGCTTTTGCTGATGAGGCGCTGGCCAAAAGCAAGAACTGCATGGCTTGCCACGCAACGGACAAAAAACTGGTCGGCCCTGCCTACAAAGAAGTGGCCAAGAAATATGCTGGTGATGCCAAAGCGGTCGACATGCTGGCGACAAAGATCGTCAAGGGTGGTTCGGGCGTGTGGGGTGCTATTCCCATGCCAGCCAACACCCAGGTGTCTGAAGCCGACGCCAAGAAACTGGCCGCTTGGGTGTTGAGCCTGAATTAA
- the acs gene encoding acetate--CoA ligase, whose amino-acid sequence MSTPSNAIQSTLVENRVFEPSDAMRQSARISGMASYEALCAEAENDFEGFWAKRARETLSWHKPFTKTLDASDAPFYKWFEDGELNASYNCLDRHMGTPVENKTAIIFEADGGEVTKVTYKELLAKVSQFANALKAKGVKKGDRVVIYMPMTVEGVIAMQACARIGATHSVVFGGFSAKAVQERIQGAGAVAVITANYQLRGGKELPLKSIVDEGIAMGGCESVQSVIVFQRTPTAVNMVAGRDSFMHEVMASESTDCPVEMVGAEHPLFVLYTSGSTGKPKGVVHSTGGYLLWANLTMQWTFDLKDDDVFWCTADIGWITGHTYVAYGPLAAGATQIVFEGVPTYPNAGRFWQMIERHKCTIFYTAPTAIRSLIKAAEADEKVHPARSDLTSLRILGSVGEPINPEAWMWYYKHVGGERCPIVDTFWQTETGGHMITPLPGATPLVPGSCTLPLPGIAAAIVDETGNDVPNGSGGILVVKKPWPSMIRTIWGEPERFKKSYFPDELKGYYLAGDGAVRSVDRGYFRITGRIDDVLNVSGHRMGTMEIESALVGKTDLVAEAAVVGRPDDVTGEAIVAFVVLKRSRPTGDEAKAIAKELRDWVGKEIGPIAKPKDIRFGDNLPKTRSGKIMRRLLRSIAKGEEITQDTSTLENPAILDQLSERM is encoded by the coding sequence ATGTCCACACCGTCAAACGCCATCCAGTCCACGTTGGTTGAGAACCGCGTTTTTGAACCCTCTGACGCCATGCGCCAGTCGGCCCGCATCTCGGGCATGGCGAGCTATGAAGCCCTGTGTGCAGAAGCGGAAAACGATTTCGAAGGTTTCTGGGCCAAGCGAGCCCGTGAAACCCTGAGCTGGCACAAGCCGTTCACCAAAACGCTGGACGCCTCGGACGCGCCGTTCTACAAGTGGTTCGAAGACGGGGAACTGAACGCCTCGTACAACTGCCTGGATCGCCACATGGGCACGCCGGTCGAAAACAAGACGGCCATCATCTTTGAAGCCGATGGCGGTGAAGTCACCAAGGTCACCTACAAGGAGCTGCTCGCCAAGGTGTCGCAGTTCGCCAATGCGCTCAAGGCCAAGGGCGTGAAGAAAGGTGACCGTGTGGTCATCTACATGCCCATGACCGTCGAAGGCGTGATCGCCATGCAGGCTTGCGCACGCATTGGCGCAACCCACAGCGTGGTATTCGGTGGCTTCTCAGCCAAGGCCGTGCAGGAGCGTATCCAGGGCGCCGGCGCGGTGGCGGTGATCACCGCCAATTACCAGCTGCGTGGAGGCAAGGAGCTCCCGCTCAAGTCCATTGTGGACGAAGGCATTGCCATGGGTGGCTGTGAGTCGGTCCAGAGCGTGATCGTTTTCCAGCGCACACCCACAGCGGTCAACATGGTCGCCGGTCGTGACAGCTTCATGCACGAGGTGATGGCCAGTGAGTCCACCGACTGCCCGGTCGAGATGGTGGGCGCTGAGCACCCGCTGTTCGTGCTGTACACCTCGGGTTCCACCGGTAAACCCAAAGGCGTGGTGCACAGCACCGGCGGTTACCTGCTGTGGGCCAACCTCACCATGCAATGGACCTTCGACCTGAAGGACGACGACGTTTTCTGGTGCACCGCCGACATCGGCTGGATCACCGGTCACACCTATGTGGCCTATGGACCACTGGCTGCGGGTGCCACGCAAATCGTTTTTGAGGGCGTGCCCACCTACCCGAATGCGGGACGCTTCTGGCAGATGATCGAGCGCCACAAGTGCACCATCTTCTACACCGCGCCGACCGCAATCCGCTCGTTGATCAAGGCCGCCGAAGCCGACGAGAAGGTGCATCCCGCACGTTCCGATCTCACCAGTCTGCGCATCCTGGGTTCGGTGGGCGAGCCCATCAACCCGGAAGCCTGGATGTGGTACTACAAGCACGTGGGTGGCGAGCGCTGCCCTATCGTGGACACCTTCTGGCAGACCGAAACCGGTGGCCACATGATCACACCACTGCCGGGCGCCACGCCGCTGGTGCCGGGTTCGTGCACGCTGCCGCTGCCAGGCATTGCCGCGGCCATCGTTGACGAGACCGGCAACGATGTGCCCAATGGTTCGGGCGGCATCCTGGTGGTGAAAAAGCCCTGGCCTTCGATGATCCGTACCATTTGGGGTGAGCCTGAACGCTTCAAGAAGAGTTACTTTCCCGACGAGCTCAAAGGCTACTACCTCGCGGGCGACGGTGCCGTTCGCAGTGTCGACCGGGGCTATTTCCGCATCACGGGCCGCATCGACGACGTGCTCAACGTCTCAGGCCACCGCATGGGCACGATGGAGATCGAATCCGCGCTGGTGGGCAAGACCGATCTGGTGGCCGAGGCGGCCGTGGTGGGCCGGCCCGATGATGTGACGGGCGAAGCGATTGTGGCTTTCGTGGTACTCAAGCGTTCGCGTCCCACAGGCGACGAAGCCAAGGCCATTGCCAAGGAATTGCGCGACTGGGTGGGCAAGGAGATTGGTCCAATCGCCAAGCCCAAGGACATCCGCTTTGGTGACAACCTGCCCAAGACCCGCTCGGGCAAGATCATGCGCCGTTTGTTGCGCTCCATCGCCAAGGGCGAAGAGATCACCCAAGACACCTCGACGCTTGAGAACCCGGCCATTCTCGACCAGCTGTCCGAGCGCATGTAA
- a CDS encoding TIGR04438 family Trp-rich protein, with translation MYLLLLGIALMLLKYFEIGFVADLSWLWVLSPFALAVAWWAWADATGYTKRKVMEKMDQKKKDRIEKQRESLGIKPRRR, from the coding sequence ATGTATTTGCTGTTGTTGGGCATTGCCCTGATGCTTTTGAAGTATTTCGAGATAGGCTTTGTGGCCGATCTGTCGTGGTTGTGGGTGCTGTCACCTTTTGCGCTGGCCGTCGCTTGGTGGGCATGGGCCGATGCGACGGGCTACACGAAACGCAAAGTCATGGAAAAAATGGATCAGAAAAAGAAGGATCGCATCGAGAAGCAGCGCGAGTCGTTGGGCATCAAGCCCCGCCGGCGCTGA